A single Saccopteryx bilineata isolate mSacBil1 chromosome 7, mSacBil1_pri_phased_curated, whole genome shotgun sequence DNA region contains:
- the NDN gene encoding necdin, producing the protein MSEQSKDGHDPDLAAEAASHGAHGDPEAPGEAPEPALQAAPLAAEPDSPPPGPPDAALASPPPEAPDEDDDPKALLQAAEEGRAHPAPSAAQPGPAPPAPAQLVQKAHELMWYVLVKDQKRMIIWFPDMVRDVIGSYKKWCRSILRRSSLILARVFGLHLRLTSLHTMEFSLVKALEPEELDRVALSGRMPMTGLLLMILSLIYVKGRGARESAVWNVLRILGLRPWKKHSTFADVRKLITEEFVQQSYLRYQRVPHVEPPEYEFFWGPRATHEITKLQIMEFLARVFKKDPQAWPSRYREALEEARAMREAAPPLPCPCPCPRNSVSED; encoded by the coding sequence ATGTCCGAACAAAGTAAGGACGGCCACGACCCCGACTTGGCAGCCGAGGCCGCCAGCCACGGGGCGCACGGCGACCCCGAGGCTCCAGGGGAGGCGCCCGAGCCCGCGCTCCAGGCCGCGCCCCTGGCCGCGGAGCCGGACAGCCCGCCCCCGGGCCCTCCCGACGCCGCTCTGGCCTCGCCGCCGCCCGAGGCTCCGGACGAGGACGACGACCCGAAGGCCTTGCTGCAGGCCGCGGAGGAGGGCCGCGCCCACCCGGCCCCGAGCGCCGCGCAGCCGGGCCCCGCGCCTCCCGCCCCGGCCCAGCTGGTGCAGAAGGCGCACGAGCTGATGTGGTACGTGCTGGTCAAGGACCAGAAGCGCATGATCATCTGGTTCCCCGACATGGTGCGGGATGTCATCGGCAGCTACAAGAAGTGGTGCCGGAGCATCCTGCGGCGCTCCAGCCTCATCCTGGCGCGGGTCTTCGGCCTGCACCTGCGGCTCACCAGCCTGCACACCATGGAGTTCTCGCTGGTCAAGGCGCTGGAGCCCGAGGAGCTGGACAGGGTGGCGCTGAGCGGCCGCATGCCCATGACGGGCCTGCTGCTCATGATCCTGAGCCTGATCTACGTGAAGGGGCGCGGGGCCCGCGAGAGCGCCGTCTGGAACGTGCTCCGCATCCTGGGCCTGCGGCCCTGGAAGAAGCACTCCACCTTCGCCGACGTCCGCAAGCTCATCACCGAGGAGTTCGTGCAGCAGAGCTACCTGAGATACCAGCGCGTGCCCCACGTGGAGCCGCCTGAATACGAGTTCTTCTGGGGCCCCCGTGCCACCCATGAAATCACCAAGCTGCAGATCATGGAGTTCCTGGCCCGGGTCTTTAAGAAAGACCCCCAGGCCTGGCCTTCCCGATACAGGGAAGCCCTGGAGGAGGCCAGAGCCATGCGAGAGGCTGCCccgcctctcccctgcccctgcccctgcccccgcaACAGTGTCTCTGAGGACTAG